Genomic window (Paenibacillus sp. 37):
GCGCTTTAGTTTGAGCGGGTTTTCCAATGATGCACAAGCTTCCATCCGAATGTTCGAGGCTTATACTTCTACAAGTGAAAGCCATTCCTTCACGTCAATCGCTTACGAAGCTACGGCGACACTGGAACGAATTAACCGTTGGTATCAGGAATCGATCAGCGAGATTGCAGAGTATATTGAACGCAAGCACGAAGATTTCGTTCAAGCCGACCAGTTCTTAACAGGAGGTAATTGACATGGGAAGAATATCGGTATCTTTATCCGATCTGAGAAGAGCCGTTCAGCAATGTGAGCAGTTGCAGGAGCGCTTAGTGCAGCAGGAGCAGAAGATGCGTTCAATACATAGTAGACTGGAGCAAGATTGGGCAGGAAATGCTGCCACAACGCTAGGATTCAAAATGCAATCTTTCCTGAACGGGACATCCAGCCGAATGGATGAATTGGAGGCGCATAAAGAAGCATTGCGACGATACATCCACAGGATGGAGGAAGCTGACCGTGAGGACTTCAGAGACCGGAGGGAGCACAGCATGCTGAGCTGAGATATCCAAACAGTGGTATGCAGATTCTGTTGCAACAAAGATCGGCACAGGGTTGTAACGAAGAAAGCCTGAATGTCTATCCACGAAGTTATGACATTCAGGGATGTGGTGGAGCGATCACAATGCACTGTGAACGGCTAAGCCGGATTGCTCTCGTTCTTATGTTTAAGCGCATTGAGAGCTGGCAGACCATTCTTAGCCTGAGGGATATCGGCGACATAGCAAC
Coding sequences:
- a CDS encoding WXG100 family type VII secretion target, with product MGRISVSLSDLRRAVQQCEQLQERLVQQEQKMRSIHSRLEQDWAGNAATTLGFKMQSFLNGTSSRMDELEAHKEALRRYIHRMEEADREDFRDRREHSMLS